A genomic stretch from Telopea speciosissima isolate NSW1024214 ecotype Mountain lineage chromosome 7, Tspe_v1, whole genome shotgun sequence includes:
- the LOC122667542 gene encoding probable pectin methyltransferase QUA2 — protein sequence MSRPLHRGVSGGRIAGSSHYSWDSQMKIKAEKEEVYRNRSSPSLSPCPCPSPAPDHKTLSLRDLVCLIFGDNSSPKSGFSENGFGSDPFKMGTSRSRHNLTLLFLKFSLILIVILALSGSLLWTITISTSSRGYILRGYRRLQEQLISDLADIGEFSAGSAKWKDVEFCSEEFENYVPCFNVSDNLALGYSGGNEYDRQCEHESKQSCLVLPPRNYRVPLRWPTGRDVIWSANVKITAQEVLSSGSLTKRMMMLEEDQISFRSDSLMFDGVEDYSHQIAEMIGLRNESYFIQAGVRTILDIGCGYGSFGAHLFSKQLLTMCIANYEASGSQVQLNLERGLPAMIGSFTSKQLPYPSLSFDMLHCARCGIDWDQKDGIFLVEVDRVLKPGGYFVWTSPVTNSHVSLRNKEIQKKWMFVLHFAENLCWEMLSQQDETVVWKKTTKRNCYASRKSGSGPPICSKGHDIESPYYRPLQSCIAGTHSHRWVPIEARTTWPSRVHLHSTELEIHGVHSEDFAEDSLNCNSAVRNYWSLLSPQIFSDHPKRPGDEDPSPPFNMLRNVLDMNARFGGFNSALLDAAKTVWVMNVVPTIGPNYLPLILDRGFVGVLHDWCEAFPTYPRTYDMVHAEGLLSLETSQQRRCTTLDLFIEIDRLLRPEGWVIFRDTAPLIESARAITTQLKWDARVVEIESNSDERLLVCQKPLFKKLQ from the exons ATGTCTCGGCCGCTTCATCGTGGTGTATCCGGTGGAAGGATTGCTGGGAGTAGCCATTATTCCTGGGACTCACAGATGAAAATCAAAGCTGAGAAAGAGGAAGTGTATAGGAATcgctcttctccttctctttctccttgtcCTTGTCCTTCTCCTGCTCCTGATCACAAGACTCTGTCATTGCGTGACcttgtttgtttaatttttgGGGACAATTCTTCTCCCAAGTCTGGGTTCAGTGAGAATGGTTTTGGATCTGATCCTTTCAAAATGGGAACTTCACGAAGCCGGCACAATCTGACCCTGCTGTTTCTCAAATTCAGTTTAATTCTAATTGTGATTCTTGCTCTTTCTGGCTCTCTTTTGTGGACGATTACCATTTCAACATCCTCGAGAGGTTACATCCTTAGGGGCTATAGGCGGCTCCAAGAACAGCTCATCTCTGACCTTGCAGACATTGGGGAATTTTCTGCTGGTTCGGCGAAGTGGAAGGATGTGGAATTCTGTTCTGAGGAGTTTGAGAACTATGTTCCTTGCTTTAATGTTTCTGATAATCTTGCTTTGGGTTACTCCGGTGGCAACGAGTATGACCGTCAATGTGAGCATGAATCCAAACAGAGCTGCTTGGTACTTCCACCTAGAAATTATAGAGTTCCTCTCAGGTGGCCTACTGGAAGAGATGTCATATGGAGTGCAAATGTGAAAATTACTGCCCAAGAAGTTCTTTCATCTGGAAGTTTAACCAAGAG GATGATGATGTTGGAGGAAGATCAGATATCCTTTCGTTCTGACTCCCTTATGTTTGATGGAGTTGAAGATTATTCCCATCAAATCGCTGAAATGATTGGGCTGAGGAATGAATCTTATTTCATTCAGGCTGGG GTTAGAACAATTTTGGACATAGGGTGTGGTTATGGTAGCTTTGGAGCACATCTCTTTTCAAAGCAACTATTGACCATGTGCATTGCAAACTATGAGGCCTCAGGCAGTCAAGTCCAACTAAATTTAGAAAGAGGTCTTCCTGCTATgattggttcttttacttcaaaaCAGTTGCCATATCCTTCTCTTTCGTTTGATATGTTGCATTGTGCAAGATGCGGTATCGACTGGGATCAGAAAG ATGGCATATTCTTGGTTGAAGTTGATAGAGTGTTGAAACCTGGTGGATATTTTGTCTGGACGTCACCAGTTACCAATTCTCATGTGTCACTTCGTAACAAAGAGATTCAGAAAAAATGGATGTTTGTTCTCCACTTTGCAGAAAATCTCTGCTGGGAGATGTTGTCACAACAAGATGAAACTGTTGTATGGAAAAAAACAACTAAGAGAAACTGTTATGCTTCTCG GAAGTCTGGTTCAGGCCCTCCTATCTGCAGTAAAGGCCATGATATTGAATCTCCATATTATAGACCTTTACAGTCATGTATAGCAGGAACTCACAGCCACCGCTGGGTTCCTATTGAAGCACGGACAACATGGCCATCTAGGGTTCATCTACACTCGACTGAACTTGAAATTCATG GTGTCCATTCAGAAGATTTTGCTGAGGATTCCCTGAACTGTAACTCAGCAGTTCGTAACTATTGGTCTCTGCTCTCTCCCCAGATATTTTCAGATCATCCTAAGAGACCTGGTGATGAGGATCCTTCCCCACCTTTTAACATGCTTAGGAATGTGCTGGATATGAATGCTCGGTTTGGAGGTTTTAATTCTGCTTTATTGGATGCTGCGAAAACTGTGTGGGTCATGAATGTAGTCCCAACAATTGGACCAAACTACCTCCCTTTAATCCTTGATAGGGGATTTGTGGGGGTATTGCATGACTG GTGTGAAGCATTTCCGACATACCCAAGAACTTATGATATGGTTCATGCTGAAGGCCTGCTATCACTGGAAACCAGTCAGCAGCGTAGGTGCACTACGCTTGATTTATTCATAGAGATTGATCGTCTACTTCGCCCAGAG GGTTGGGTGATATTCCGAGACACGGCTCCCCTCATTGAATCAGCCAGAGCGATCACAACACAGCTCAAATGGGATGCACGGGTAGTGGAGATTGAGAGTAACAGCGATGAGAGGCTCCTTGTCTGTCAGAAACCATTATTCAAGAAACTTCAGTAA
- the LOC122667315 gene encoding protein WHAT'S THIS FACTOR 1 homolog, chloroplastic-like, whose protein sequence is MEPQWRAEIEMAMASRLVAEKKRICSFQTLIVSYSISATPSSPFRNFESTNSLHNPVEPYRLSFCSSFSTSFLSTKTKKKKRKKKESARTKFVQHESTRIQHFEELVQRDAFFRFLTRSKEFLSKQPEHVLRLDDAGKLYRELGFPRGRKVTRSIERHPLIFQTYRHTDGKMWFGFTDLMEDLLEEEKSIMDQMEEDRVTRVLKLLMMSAKKRIPLSKIYHCRLLFGIPEDFRDRVSKYPDYFRIVVETDGKRILELVNWDPALAVSALERDFILDEDRVKKAFKFPLSHAKSLDLDEDDTRKLNLVTTLPLVSPYSDASELKIWSLEAEKYRVGVLHEFLSLTLEKRASIHHIVEFKEEFSLTKHTYQMLQKQPRPFYLAGTEMNWAVFLRDAYRQEGVLIEKDPQVLFNEKLYRSAQSLK, encoded by the coding sequence ATGGAACCCCAATGGAGAGCAGAGATCGAAATGGCAATGGCTTCGCGCCTTGTcgcggagaagaaaagaatctgTAGCTTTCAAACCCTAATAGTTTCCTACTCAATCTCTGCAACACCTTCCTCTCCATTTCGAAACTTTGAGAGTACGAATTCTCTGCATAACCCCGTTGAACCCTATCGTCTTTCTTTCTGCTCGTCGTTCTCGACCTCATTCTTAAGTacaaagacgaagaagaagaaacggaaaaagaaagagagcgCAAGAACAAAATTCGTCCAACACGAATCCACTCGCATCCAACACTTCGAAGAACTCGTCCAACGAGACGCCTTCTTTCGATTCCTCACCAGAAGCAAAGAGTTCCTCTCCAAGCAGCCCGAACACGTCCTCCGCCTCGATGACGCGGGCAAGCTCTACCGTGAACTAGGGTTCCCTCGGGGCCGCAAGGTCACCCGGTCGATCGAACGCCATCCCTTGATCTTCCAGACTTATCGCCACACAGACGGCAAAATGTGGTTTGGTTTCACTGATTTGATGGAAGATCTGCTCGAGGAGGAGAAGTCCATTATGGATCAAATGGAGGAAGATAGGGTTACTAGAGTCCTTAAGCTTCTCATGATGTCGGCGAAGAAACGAATTCCGCTGAGTAAGATTTATCATTGTCGACTTTTATTTGGGATTCCTGAAGATTTTAGAGACCGTGTTTCGAAGTATCCAGATTATTTCAGAATTGTTGTTGAGACTGATGGGAAGCGGATACTTGAACTTGTGAATTGGGATCCTGCGTTAGCTGTGAGTGCTCTCGAGAGGGATTTTATCTTAGACGAGGATCGAGTTAAGAAAGCATTCAAATTTCCTCTGAGTCATGCCAAATCCTTGGACCTCGATGAGGATGATACGAGGAAGCTGAACTTGGTGACCACGCTTCCGCTGGTTTCTCCCTACTCGGACGCTTCGGAGTTAAAGATTTGGTCTCTGGAAGCGGAGAAGTATCGGGTTGGGGTTTTACATGAGTTCTTgagcttgacattggaaaagaGGGCGTCAATACATCATATTGTGGAATTTAAGGAGGAATTCAGTCTCACGAAGCACACTTACCAAATGCTTCAGAAACAGCCCAGACCGTTCTATCTGGCTGGGACCGAAATGAACTGGGCTGTATTCCTGAGAGATGCCTATAGGCAAGAAGGGGTTTTGATCGAGAAGGATCCGCAGGTGCTCTTCAATGAGAAGCTTTATCGTTCTGCTCAAAGCCTTAAATGA